Proteins encoded within one genomic window of bacterium:
- a CDS encoding cyclic nucleotide-binding domain-containing protein, whose translation MIARDELRRNRLFREFSGQELDMVRIVVDEGMYDDGRLVIKEGGPGERLYLIAAGKCSVTTQISGAGTEEIKLLGEGDFFGEMSLIEAAPVSATVYARGSCRLLWLERKAFDRLIAEDMPVANKLLKAIILTFCERARETTAKIEGYYKLSQF comes from the coding sequence ATGATCGCGCGCGACGAGCTCAGGCGCAACCGTCTCTTCCGCGAGTTCTCGGGCCAGGAACTCGACATGGTCCGCATCGTCGTCGACGAGGGGATGTACGACGACGGCCGGTTGGTCATCAAGGAGGGCGGCCCCGGCGAGCGGCTCTACCTCATAGCCGCCGGCAAGTGCTCCGTCACGACGCAAATATCCGGCGCCGGGACCGAGGAGATAAAACTCTTGGGAGAGGGCGATTTCTTCGGCGAGATGTCGCTCATCGAGGCCGCGCCGGTATCGGCCACGGTATACGCCCGCGGCAGCTGCCGCCTGTTGTGGCTCGAGCGCAAAGCGTTCGACCGCTTGATCGCCGAGGATATGCCGGTGGCCAATAAACTGCTCAAAGCGATAATATTAACCTTCTGCGAACGCGCCCGCGAGACGACGGCCAAGATCGAGGGCTATTATAAATTGAGCCAATTTTAA
- a CDS encoding CBS domain-containing protein, which translates to MDDALRGLIRADFDRLLHRERLDVSAAVERLILIQTVEGHAHNGHGEFRPRRFVDITTADVVRALRLDTAKVKRARQKLIDDVFGWAERAITGDDATALADADGKPLLSIPFLADFAVEPAAVLRGIYVGGMRDNSDVRAAVEADTGITIGGGSCYVVDADVMREMGLDSEKLSHEPHEDEIEEFRKSGLIVELPPEEVDDDRYRYLYIRDRAGPGHSDDAAFVLSGAIWGVDCALGVFLADAVDTLEKYSEKYTDQDDELSAAIAAGDAYEPSWERDLKDITFLSAVPDDDDDLVPDSSLRYFLRVDADANRCALQNHLDFIAGRPTVPMVLGFDRVLSVKFYRWARERLVEYEARLEAPARAATTLRSVAGVVDRSFLTVNVNDPPEKVVEAFANSSAEVAVVVDDDGAVVGTVRAADLLRFLWGRRER; encoded by the coding sequence ATGGACGACGCACTGCGAGGACTTATACGCGCGGATTTCGACCGGCTGCTGCACCGGGAGCGGTTGGACGTCTCGGCCGCGGTCGAGCGCCTGATATTGATCCAGACGGTCGAGGGCCACGCCCACAACGGCCACGGCGAGTTCAGGCCGCGCCGCTTCGTCGACATCACCACCGCCGACGTCGTCCGCGCGCTGCGGCTCGACACCGCGAAGGTCAAACGCGCGCGGCAGAAGTTGATAGACGACGTCTTCGGGTGGGCCGAGCGCGCCATAACCGGCGACGACGCGACGGCGCTGGCGGACGCCGACGGCAAGCCGCTGTTGTCCATCCCGTTCCTCGCCGATTTCGCGGTCGAGCCCGCGGCCGTCCTGCGCGGCATATACGTCGGCGGCATGCGCGACAACTCGGACGTGCGGGCCGCGGTGGAGGCCGATACCGGCATCACCATCGGCGGCGGCTCCTGCTACGTCGTGGATGCCGACGTCATGCGCGAGATGGGCCTCGACAGCGAGAAGTTGTCGCACGAACCGCACGAAGACGAGATCGAGGAGTTCCGCAAAAGCGGCCTGATCGTCGAGCTGCCGCCGGAGGAAGTAGACGACGACCGGTACCGGTACCTGTACATCCGCGACCGGGCCGGCCCCGGGCACTCGGACGACGCGGCCTTCGTGCTGTCGGGCGCGATTTGGGGCGTGGACTGTGCGTTGGGGGTCTTCCTGGCGGACGCCGTCGATACCCTCGAGAAATATTCGGAGAAGTACACCGACCAGGACGACGAGCTGAGCGCGGCCATCGCGGCCGGCGACGCCTACGAGCCGTCGTGGGAGCGCGACCTGAAGGACATAACGTTCCTTTCCGCCGTGCCCGATGACGACGACGACCTGGTGCCCGACTCGTCGCTGCGGTATTTCCTGCGGGTGGACGCGGACGCCAACCGGTGCGCCCTCCAGAACCACCTCGACTTCATCGCCGGCCGCCCCACCGTGCCGATGGTCCTGGGCTTCGACCGGGTCCTGAGCGTGAAGTTCTACCGGTGGGCGCGGGAGCGGCTGGTGGAGTATGAGGCGCGGCTCGAGGCGCCGGCGCGCGCCGCGACGACGCTGCGGTCCGTCGCCGGCGTCGTGGACCGGAGCTTCCTTACGGTGAACGTGAACGACCCGCCCGAGAAAGTGGTGGAGGCGTTCGCAAATTCGAGCGCTGAGGTGGCGGTGGTGGTGGACGACGACGGCGCGGTGGTGGGGACCGTTCGCGCCGCGGACCTGCTGCGGTTTTTATGGGGGCGGCGCGAGCGATGA
- the lepB gene encoding signal peptidase I — protein MALFRAKSFIKILPGDGRRRTRVVAAGPGAVKAEMKSTEKKNGGESEGLEPTRRLRTAARKPAGRDYAEAILVAVVVAFVLRAFVVQAFKIPSGSMKRTLLVGDYVVVEKVSYRFRAPARGDVVVFKYPHQDNEMTVGKWFRETYELVVHRRRVPRRDYVKRVIGVPGDVVMGKRAYVYVNGQPLREPYQYDAASYEFGPFKVPPDAYFVMGDNRAESRDGRHWGFVPRDLIKGRTALVYWSWCPDYCPKHRAHVSRLFRTRLAGTEGGEEPTRPEYICDAGGEILIDGEDVRLTKWYEFWRHVRWGRVLSAVE, from the coding sequence TTGGCCCTCTTTAGGGCCAAGTCATTTATTAAGATTTTACCGGGCGACGGGCGGCGGCGCACGCGCGTCGTCGCGGCCGGCCCGGGCGCCGTTAAAGCCGAGATGAAGTCGACCGAGAAAAAAAACGGCGGCGAAAGCGAAGGGCTCGAGCCGACGCGCCGGCTGCGCACCGCGGCGAGAAAACCCGCCGGGCGCGACTATGCCGAGGCGATACTCGTCGCCGTGGTCGTCGCGTTCGTGCTGCGCGCTTTCGTCGTTCAGGCCTTCAAGATACCTTCGGGTTCCATGAAACGAACCCTCCTGGTAGGCGACTACGTAGTGGTGGAGAAGGTGAGCTACCGCTTCCGGGCGCCGGCCCGCGGCGACGTCGTCGTCTTCAAGTATCCCCACCAGGACAACGAGATGACGGTAGGCAAGTGGTTTCGCGAGACGTACGAGCTCGTCGTCCACCGCCGCCGCGTCCCGCGGCGCGACTACGTGAAGCGCGTAATCGGCGTTCCGGGCGACGTCGTGATGGGGAAGAGGGCCTACGTATACGTTAACGGTCAACCGCTGCGCGAGCCGTACCAGTACGACGCGGCGTCCTACGAGTTCGGGCCGTTCAAGGTCCCGCCGGACGCGTACTTCGTGATGGGCGACAACCGCGCCGAGAGCCGCGACGGCCGGCACTGGGGTTTCGTGCCGCGCGACCTCATAAAGGGTCGGACCGCGCTCGTGTATTGGTCGTGGTGCCCGGACTACTGCCCCAAGCACCGCGCGCACGTCTCGCGCCTTTTCCGAACGCGGCTCGCCGGGACCGAAGGGGGCGAGGAGCCGACGAGGCCGGAGTACATCTGCGACGCCGGCGGCGAGATTTTAATTGACGGCGAGGACGTCCGCCTAACGAAGTGGTACGAGTTCTGGCGCCACGTGCGGTGGGGAAGAGTGTTATCGGCGGTGGAGTGA
- a CDS encoding cyclic nucleotide-binding domain-containing protein, with translation MESRLKILAECKLFKTLPPQALEMAAARCEEGEAEAGEALVVEGKPADGLYVVVEGNVDYIKRVDEKRGLVLLRWQPGDVVGLDAVMDGKEHYVSAVAATPVKYLRFSAEDFWAVCAADPLYEHRVLRQTLLIQSAGLRQTTLRLREFLAKIIK, from the coding sequence GTGGAAAGCCGCCTAAAAATACTGGCCGAGTGCAAACTCTTTAAGACGCTGCCGCCCCAGGCGTTGGAGATGGCGGCGGCGCGTTGTGAGGAAGGCGAGGCCGAAGCGGGCGAGGCCCTCGTCGTCGAGGGGAAGCCGGCCGACGGCCTTTACGTCGTCGTCGAAGGCAACGTCGACTACATAAAGCGGGTGGACGAGAAGCGGGGGTTGGTGCTGCTGCGGTGGCAGCCGGGAGACGTCGTCGGTTTGGACGCCGTGATGGACGGCAAGGAGCATTACGTTTCGGCCGTGGCCGCGACGCCGGTAAAGTACTTGCGGTTCTCGGCCGAAGATTTTTGGGCGGTGTGCGCCGCGGACCCGCTTTACGAGCACCGCGTGTTGAGGCAAACGCTGCTCATCCAGAGCGCCGGCCTTCGCCAGACGACGCTTCGCCTGCGCGAATTCCTGGCCAAGATAATCAAGTAG